The genome window ccggatagtccctgtggtttgacctttttaaggaaagggtatttttgacaTTTCACACCCTTTTAACAGAGAAAAGAAACTGAAGTTAgactcagggactatccgggaacaaaaattgaaaacttggggactattcaggtaattttagaaagttggggactataggtgaaaaaagacgaaaccacagggactatccgggcatttttctctaccaaataataaaaagttatatctttataaaccctatgcattatatggattgaataaatctaattttatatactacataataaaaaagttatatttttaaaaacctcgtgtattacacgagttgcataaatgtaattttgtatagtaaaaaataaaaatgttatatctttaaaaaaactcgtttattacacgtgttgaatgaATGTAATAAAAATGTATATCTTTAAAAGTGCTAACGGATATACTCAATATACGATGGATGaggtgattgcggtgatggttctgtcacgtaaacatagtgattaccgcATTTGAATTGAGAGTTGAGCACGAAAATAAAaatatagaaccaataaacattgattaatatttttgtttaccccttatcagtgttgtaaaagtcggattactcggccgagtactcggcgagtactcgATCCTCGGACCCCCTCCGaggcgacttcctcctaggcggtctcaattagtcggcctcgggattactcgggagtactcggtgcttagtcggcgcctagtcggacgtagtcggcctagtcggtcaaggcggtcaacgtggtttgttgacttttaatcggtcaaactcggtcaaaatcggcatactcggccttgtactcggactactcggccttgtactcagactagtcggacttgtattcagaatatttgaactttaaatatgtttcattttaaattatactcagttgacatgaattatacttattttaacacataaataatatataacaattaattttctttatatttaccatgtccgcgtactccccgagtactctccgagtactccgattactcccaactccccagtcggccgactagggaccgcctagcgacttttacaacactgccccttataaacatttttgaaGTAGGTTATacccttaactactttagtttaataaaataaataaatcatttacattatattaatttatatttagcgtacatcttttgttaatttcaggataaataattttgaaatctgataaatattttaaaatattagattatctcctatacgaattgtttaaatttatattaaatttaattttataattatcttttaattgatattaattatctataaaaacaaatctaataaatattttaaaatattagattatctcctatacgaattgtttaaatttatattaaatttaattttataattatcttttaattgatattaactatctataaaaaatagatggcttcaatgaatgactTGTGTCCTCccgttggtttcttttattatatagtatagattattattagagttaattgcccggatggtccctgtggtttcacgttttttcacgtttagtccccaccttttgaaaatagcatgtatgctccctatggtttgttattttgttactcggatagtcccctgagtagatgtcagttagtttggaaataacagttatgctccctatggtttgtcattttgttactcggatagtccccagagtaaatgttaggggactatccgagtaacaaaatgacaaatcatagggagcatacctgctatttccaaaaggtggggactaaacgtgaaaaaacatgaaaccacagggaccatccgggcaattaactcttattattaaataaaaattttataataaaaataaacatgtgATAAAATGATATTTAATTTTTTGAACTGCTATTTTTTCGAATGGTTATCGTCCTGATGGCTCTTTTTTCCAAACGATCACTATTCGAACGACTCTTTTTTGAAACGACTACTATGACTCTTATTCAATGGCTATTTTTCTGGTCCCTATAAATACAACATTTCACTTTACATCCCACATTTGCACATCTTACTTCACAATTCAATTCAAATACAAAACTAATTAGAAGATACATATGGTGGTTATGATCCAATATGTGGTGGTTATGATCCAAGTGGTGCAGCCAAACCGTCGAATCTCAGGCGATCGAGACGTTCTAACCATGCTTCATCAAACTCTCCACCTCCACCGACAGCAGTCTACATTCCACCTGCAATAGTTACCCATCACCGGTTATAGTCTACCCTCCATCTGCAGCAAGGCCTAGACGATCACCATGTTTAAATCCTCACCTTGCAAATCCTTCGGGTGCAGTAGTCTACCGTCCTTGACCTTCAAAACTTTCACCTACACACCTTTTCCTCCGGTAGATGATATTTAAACCCTCTTACAAACGAGGAATTGAACTTGGTATATGAATACACCATGActctagggatgagcatttggtacggGTATCAATTTCCCCGTTTTTCGATACTGATATCGGTTTATTCGGTGCCGATACCAATTTTACCCGTTTTTTGGTACCAGTATCGGTTCGGTACTGAATGGGTACCATGCTTATCCCTACATGGCTCAACTACAATTTGATCGACTATGACATGGGGAGACTCAAACAAACTTCAATACAAACTTTCATGTCACAAACCTCCATCCAAGACATGTCTTACCTAACTGGGTTGAAGTGTACGAAACCGACCTGGTTGTGGAATACATATCTAGGTTGGACGAAGAATCGTACCCTCCATCTCCTTACGTCGGACGCAGTAATCGAGACGTAAGGTCATACGGTCGTGTTAGCGATCGTAGTGTGTTATCCCTAGAGTCCAACCTAGATGGTTGGGATGAGATGtattagggtttttgtgtgtttatttaAGACGTGATATtttatgtttaattatgttaggtgatgttttaattagatttgtgtaATATTTTTAATTATGTTTATGTAATTTCTAGTTTTGGTTTGTGTAATATTATAATTAGGTTTGTAAAATAGTTTAGTCAggtttatcttatttttatgtaatCTGGTTTATATATTTAATTTGTTTAATTTAATCAGGTTTAcggtttttaattaaaaaaacaaaaactttttttaaccCAAAAAAACCTTTTCTTAATTTATTTAAATATGAGCTAATTGTCATTTTCTTCCTtgtggtttgttcacttttgctATTTCGGGCCAATTTTCAAAAATGCATCAGTTTCCTAGTTTTCTCCTGACAAACTGGAAACGTGCCACTTCAgttcaaaaattaaaaaccaGTTAAGTCAGACAGGTTAAATgaagggtattattgtcaattCATAAAGCACACCGTAGTCATCCAATTACTTAATTAACACACTTAAGCATACGATTTTCATTTTGTAGcaattaagggttgtcctacagTCCACCCGTCAATCGTGTGTGCATATATgaggttttttttaaaaaaaaaaaaaaaaaaactgtttttttaagaAGTAGCCTTTGTCAACGGCTAGTTTAGAATGTGGCCCGCCAATATCGTCTGTTATTCATTGTCATTGCTACCACGAAGGACCGATAGCGCTCCCGTAATAACGCCTACGGTATGGATGGAGGACGCTATTGATGAGAAAATGGTTGAGGTGGATAGGCAATGATGCCACTACCACCAATCCTTACAATAGATAGATAGATCTCTGATTCACAAAGGAGTGTTTGGTCAAACTGATTAATTAAAATCACAAGATTTGTGATTAACGTGAATGGTTAGATTTAGTAGAGTATATATGATCTAATTAATGAGTATTTCAATGTGTGTTATTTAAAGTTGATGACAcggattttgaatttttaaaagatgAGACCATGTTTTGCAATTAAACTCTtagccatccgtagtcataaagccttTTTGGaggcgttatgcgacatgtggcatgTCATGTCAccccggggctttatggggcgttatgcaagttgaggccgtagtcataaagcccctttgtcatcattactcaattattttaatttttatttttttaattaatttctaagttttttaaaattaaaaatcattgcattaaataaaaaacaatacattaaaattaaaaaaaacggtaaagaaaaaaaaacgttACACCTAAAAAGATAAATTTATTCTTCGTCTTCATTGTCgttctcttcttcttcctcttcgttttctCCCGCATCCAAACCTACGTCTTCAAAGTTCCCGTCTTCGAATTCCTCACCTTGTTCTTCCTCGGAATCTTCTTCGTCGTCACCGTTGTATCGCATTGGGCGAATCGCCCAAGCATGCTCAACCAAATCCGCCTTCAACGTGTAATGTATTTCCTTAGATCGCAATAGTTGAGCATTTGCGAGTCTCTCTTCCATTGTTGCTTGGGTTCCTTCGACTAAATCTTCCGAAATATAGTTTTGGCATATCGCTCTTCTATTATCCTCTATGATCATATTATGCAAAATGATGCAAGCATACATGGTCATTCGTATTCTATCCTTATGCCACATGCGACAAGGATTTCTGATAAAATGTCATCGTTGCtgtagaaccccaaaacacctctcgatatcctttctcgaagactcttgtaattttttaaaatactttCTTTTCTCATCGAACGTTTCAGAAAACCTTTTAACAATAATCGAATACTCCGGGTATATACCATCGCCCAAATAGTAGCCATGCTCGTAGTCGTTCCCGTTCGCATGAAGACCGACCTTTGGTATAGTTCCAGAAATGTAGCTCTCTAATAATGGTGAAGCCTCTAACGTATTAATATCGTTAAAACACCCGGCTACACCAAAGaaggccgaccaaacccaaaggtcgtatGACGCAACAGCTTGTAATACCAAAGTTGGCCCTTTATGATCACCCCGTGtatgttgacctcgccatgcgattggacaattataccaacgccattgacgacaatccaagctaccaatcatgcCGGGTATTCCATGCTTTTCTAGATGCACCTCATATATTTGTTGAAGGTCGTTCCCAGTGGGATTTCTCAAATAACGTTTTCCATATAACTTgcatatacctaaaatataatttaatatataaaagtttTACTAGTAAGCTACTAAAAAagtaaatatataaaagtaaataaataaaagtcaataAAAAATACCATAGCAAAAATGTTCCAAGCAATCTCGAGTTGTTTTCTCCGCCATCTTCAagtactcgtcgttgatgtcgtatGTGTTTCCGTATGCTAATATGCGTAAGGCGGATGTGACCTTTTGATTTGAGGTGAAGCCTAAATATCCCCGCGCGTTCATTCTTTGCTTAAGGAAATCATACTAATTTTCCAAATCATTATTAATGCGCAAAAATAACCTTTGGCTCATCCGAAAACGCCGTCTAAGAACATTGGGTCCGTGAACCGGCGTCGCatcaaaatagtctttcatcaaacgctcgtTCGCGGCTTCACGATCTCGCAAGATATAGGTGCGCCGCAAGATGGGTCGTGAAGGGGGGAGTAGACCGAACGTGCTCAAATGCTTgtacatgcactcgtaaccgcttctTCCTCCTCCGCGTCTTCTTCGGGTGAAAAAAATCTTCGGTAAATATTGGTGAAGGAGTCTTCCAACGGGGAACCCATTTTTTTTAATAGGGTGGGAGTAGCttcaacactttttaaaaaatatatagagAAGGAGAGAATAGGGTGAGTATGAATTGTAAAAAAATGGAAGAGTTGGGAGTTATTTATAGAGTGAAATAAAAaacattgatttttttttaagattATGACCGTTGTAAcggtcaaaaattcaaaaaaaaaaaaaaaccaaagcatGGCGCCATTATAGAGGTCGCGCCCACTTCCATTTCTCCTTCATACCGCCCCTTGTGGCGGTGTTCGGCAACGCGATTGGGCGCTATGCCCTGCCATACTGCCCCACTACAGAGGCACTTATGTCGAGTCTTAATTTTGTTTTTTCGAACGGCTAATTTTTTCCACTTAAATACTTAACCTCCCAAGGATTGAACATTGGTCTCCCCATAAGAGATAATTACTCTTGACCACTAGGCTATAAcctaaggccatgtgtagtcataaagcccctttgtggGCGTTATACGACAAGTGACGAAATGCGTAAGAGATGGGCTTTATATCACAAGAGGGTGTAGTGGTAAGGGGGTTATATAaccccttcaattatacatacatatgtatgtatatatatgtgtgtgtgagtggAGGGAAAGATTGTGCAATGATCACGCCGCAAAGATTATAACGGGAGCAAGATTTCCACCCCCCATAACGCTCCCCGTAATGATGTTCAGGGGCGTTATTGGGCTTCATGGTGAGAGATGGCGTTAGCGCTCCATTACACATGGGCCTTATGTCGAGTCTTAATATTTTGGACGTtacatgttttgttttaaatgttggttttgattggttgtTATCAATGATGGTGAACGATGGATTGTGAGGTTATTGATGAGatcaacatcattcaatcaaaatttaacatttaaattcaaattcaaaatattGTAAAGTATCGACTTTAAAAAAAAACGTATGCATGAGCTAATTAGCTGCGTATATTTTAGCTAGAATTCAGATCAAATTAGAAATGTAAACATGGACACTTGTCTTTAACGGCTAACGAAACAAAAGCACGGTTACCGGTGGCAACTCAATGGCAAAGGACGACCTCATACGCTTGCGACCGTAGATAGCGTTAGGTAAGCCAAACCCACCATCTTTAGTTCCCAGAAAAACCCACCGTCCAAAAACTCACTACGATAAAACCCGGTTAAAATCAGATTCGAACTTGAGACTTACCGTCCCAAATCTATATATTCACTTCCCCACCAATTAATGCGAATTTATAAAGAAAGATAACTCTATAAATTATGAACTACATTAAATGAATAATCTACAAATATACAATTACTTATATCGGTTAAGTTTGGACACAAAGGTATATTATTAAATCGATTTCTAATTAAGCTTTCTAAGGGTATCCGGGGCACCAGCGGTAACCCCTTTCGGTGACCCAAGTCACCTAGCGGGAGCACCGCCGCCGTTGGTGCGGGGAGGGGGTGCGGGGAGGGGAATCGGGGAGAAGTCACCGCGTGAAGAGGGAGGAGATGGTGGGCCCATCTGTTATTTCAACCAAtcaaaacatttttttaataaaaaaacaagtcacctaataggggagtgccgccatcaaattagggtgtgaggggagtttaagaggggagttgacatggcataaGCTGATTCggtgtgcgtaagagaggggactcccctcttaggggagtgccccgcTCACCCTAAAGTCTCATCGGTCTCTGAAAATTTACGGACAAACATTTCAATGTACTAGGTATtgaaaaaaaatgtaattttacatactaaataataaaacaatatatctttaaaaacctcatttattacacgggttgaataaatgtaattttatatattaaataataaaaaaatattatattttaaaaacctcgtgtattgtaatctatataccaaataataaaaaagttaatttttttaaaaactttatgTATTACgtgagttgaataaatgtaattctagattaatagtatattaaataaatataattttggatTAATAgtgtattaaataaatataattttggataaagtcttatatataaattttaagtaatcaatatatttgataaataataaaaatactaataatagtaaaaaatctaatttatatactaaatctATTTtatactataataaaagaaactaacttTTGGATACGTGTCATTTATTAAAGGTATTCTTAAATatatatacttatcttatattaattaaataaataataaattaatattaaatattatcaTACTTTAATTAAACATGGTTAGTTATTATAAATTATAACTAAAGATGACATAGTGAATGCATGTTGTATTTAACAATAAGTGATTAAATAGATGGCCAAAGAGTTGAACTTCAATTGAAATGTATTCAACTATCTATAACCTTCTAACgtatttagttaaaaaaaatattttagtaATTTATTAGTATATTCCTTGTTTGAAAATCAAAGAAATAATATTATAATTGAAAAGTATagattaaatttaaattaaatactaattatctatagttaagtagaagagattaaacaaaataatatttagtagaagagttatatataattatttagaagagattaaattaaataataactatccataagatattaaactaaataatatttcgtAGTAGGGTTATTTATAATTAATAAGAAGAGATTAAACTTAAATTAaacttaaataataattatccataagacatggtctaatatgatgacaagtgtccaaagttagtttcttttattataaactaggttatcacccgggaaaTGCTTCCCGGGCTAGAGAAAGTTATACATGTCACTTATTATTTAAAAGCAATGCATacttaaataaaatgataaacaaACTAAGTGACATGATATATGAAATGAAAAAGCAACAGTTTACATCATAAGCTACCAAAGACTTCTTTATAGACTACATTAGACGTTTTATTTGTTGGTTTTCCCTCAGCATCAAATATCAATATTTTAACTCCTTCTCTGGTCTTGACCCTTGATAATGCAACGTACAACTGACCATGAGTGAACACAGGATCTTTCAAATACAGACCAACTTTTGATAAAGATTGTCCTTGACTCTTGTTAATTGTCATGGCAAAACAAACTGATAAAGGAAATTGTCTCCTTTGGAATTCGAATGGTATTTTTTTGTCTGACGGAATCATATTAAGTCTTGGAATAAAAACTCTTGTGCCGATATTACCGCCGGATATCACTTCAGCTTCTATTACCCGTTTGCCTAGAAAAGTAATTCTTAGCCTTGTCCCGTTACATAAACCTTTTTGTTGATCGATGTTTCGTAGAAGCATGACAGGAACACCAACTTTAAGAACTAATCTATGATTAGGCAAGCCTGAAATCTTAAGAGCATTTAAGTTCTCCGTTGAGTATAAGCCTTCTTGAAATGAATCAAGCATTTGTTCAGTTTGACATATGCTATCGGAACTCAAATACTCTTTAGCATCACCTGGAAATAACGAAAGCAATCGATCGTTAATTTCATGAACTACATCATTTTTTGGTGCTAGAATTGCTCGCTCAGAAAAAAAACCAGGATTCCGAAATTGTTCCATAATTGAAGGGTAGACGAAGTCAATTAAGCTTTGTATTGGATCAGAATTATCGGTGATTAATAGATCATCTGGTATCTGAATAATTGCTTCACCATCGTTATCATCTCCCAACTTACCTTCACCAATATCAAGCAGCCATTTCGCAAACTCCCTGATAGACTCCATATCAGAACTTTCAGCTCCAATTGTTAGGCGCATGTTTTTAGTCAACCTTAACAATTTGCACTTTGACCATATATATGAAGAGCTTAAAGAAGCACAAACAATTTGTTGTCTAGTACCATTAGGAATAACTGGTAGGATTTGTCTAAAGTCACCGCCGAATACAAAAACTTTCCCTCCAAACGGAACATCAGAACGAATACTCCTACCGTCAGAAAATACGTCAGACATCGTCCTATCTAAAGCTTCAAAGGCATGTTTATGGACCATCGGTGCTTCATCCCATATGATCAATTGAGTTTCCTTTAATAATTTTGCGATATCACTATTTGGCTTAATATGACACATGGAATCTTCAGTCAGATTAATTGGGATATGGAAGCGAGAATGGGCTGTCCTACCACGAGAAAGTAATAACAAAGCAATGCCACTTGAAGCAACATTTAAAACTATCTCACCTCTACAACgaactgctgaagacaaagttttccataaaaacgtttttccagtTCCACCGTAACCATAGACGAAAAATAACCCTCCTTTACGGCTTGCAACTGCTGACATTATTTCCTCAAAAACAGATCGTTGTTCATCTGTCAAACATTGATGCAAATTATTAAACTCAGCTTGTACTTGATCTACGTCGTGTGATAGCTCTTCATTGATTAGACGATTAGTAGCATCACGTAACGAATTATCATCAGGGAAAGGCATCGTGTTAAATCCTCGTAACGACGAACCATTCGAAAGTAAATACTTTTCAATTTCCAACAAAGTAAGGTTTTTAATTTGATGTTCAGGAAGAAGTaaacctaaaaaaaatttaattgtTATTAATAATGAAACGGAAAACTGTAATGTAAAATAGAAAGACATGTAAGAACCTTGAATATTTGTTTCTTTTTGACGTCTGTATAAAATATCATCTGCTAAGTATTTCCACGTGTTCTCCCAAACAAACTCTGGCCGTGAAAGTGTATTTGACAACAGCAACGTAGCAAATAACGCTCGCAGATACCCAGCATGTCCTTCAAAACTTGCTTCTTTAATGGCCTCAACATATTCATTGTCATCATCTAACAGCCCCATTGCGTAGCAAGCATCTCTAAATGTCGGGAATAACTGACCGTTAACAGTACGTATTTCCTCAAAGGATCTGGGACCTCTAACTTTATTCAGAAGTATCCTCAAAAAATAAGGTTCTCCTAACGCAGGAGACACAGAATGTATACGTCCAACAGTTTGATACGTCTTACGTACCTGCCAAGATCTATCTTGAGGTTTCCAAACAAATTTGGTAGGAAACTCGACATAAGTCAACTTTCTAGCATTTTCATCTGACTCGTTTAATTTCATCCATTCAACAAATATTGAAGAAGCAACAGAAGGCTTGCTTAACACATTATCAATATCGTCATCCGCACCATACACAACATTCTGTTGACCCGGCATGTGAAAGGGAAGCCTCATAACAGCAGGATACCTATAATGAACCTCATTTGAGAATATTCTCCATGATGCTTCACAAGCTGAAATATATCTGCAATCATAATATTCCTTGATCTCATCTCTTGGCTTATCATTAATGGTTGGATTTGAAAGACCAGAAACAACCGCAGTAGCCATATCAGGGCCTTTATTAATGTACTTGAACAAATATTTAACTGAACCAGATTGATTACACCATTCTACATTTATGTGTTCTTGATATCTTTTTAGAAGTCTTTTGTTATATGGAACAACGCTTCTGTTGTCCAAACTAACACCAGATTTTATAACTGTGTGTCCGGAATCGCGTCTTCGGTATACAGGGAAACCACTTGAATCAACAGTTGTATGTGATGAAAATTTCTTTGGAAAGTTTTTTGAACATCTTTTGTCAACCATGCAAGGACAATTCAAATTAGCATTTCCACATGGACCGTGAATCATATAATCACTTACCAAGGAATAAAGTTCCGGATCTATCAGGAATCTCAGCGGATATGAATGGATCTATGTAATCTACTGTAGGAAGTTTGTGATCGACATTCATAAATAAGCATATATGTGCATGAGGAAGACCACGCTTCTGGAATTCTACAGTATAAACAACTAAAAAAACACATATTGAGTATTTTATAAAAGTAATTGCAAATTATAAACGaaaaaaagaaaagtaaaaaaaaactaacatacCAGCATTAATCTCACCGAGATAATTCGAATCCTTCAAATCTTTCAGTATGGAATCAAGCTTAATTTTAAACAATCGACACAATATGTCAGGCCTGTCTTCAGCTTTGATGGAAGAATCTTTTAGAAATCTCTTTACTTCTGGCCATTTTGGATTACAAGTTATAGTTATGAAGAAATCTGGATACCCGAATGACTTACATAAGGCCATTGCATCAAGGTAGTTTTGTTGCATGAATCTTGCACCTCCAGTAAATGAAGAAGGTAGTATAACAGCCTTTCCAGTGTCTTTTAAAGTTTGTTTTCCTTTAGCTTTATGCTTCTGAAGATTTTCAAATGTCTCAGATCGAAGTTTTGTTTGTTGTCTCCGAATGAAATGTAGCCTCTCGCTCTCGATCATAGTATATGCATCAACTAAAAATTGTTGCAACAACCTTCTTCCATTAAGAATTAAGGAAAAACCATAATTTCTATCTTGGATCCTGTATGCAAAAAATTCTCTCATGGTGCACTTTGGCTTTATTTTCTTTTGCGTGACAATGAAATCTCTATGGGGAATATCAATTCTATATCCATCATCACCATATGGGAATAGCAACGGATATTGCAAGGCAAGATATGATGGATGTAATTCACTAATACGCTGGAGCATTCCAGACTGAGTCTCCACAAGAATATCACGATGATCTATAGCTTTATCTATGTCTCCGACAACCAAAGCAGCAATTTCAGACGTGGTTGGTAAGTTATATATTCTGCCATCTTTTTCTCTTTTATACATAAGACGGAGTTTAAGATTAGCCTCTGGGGATTCGTGAAAATGGTCTCTGACCATCCTATATgtcttaaccaacatattttctgAATCTAAAAAATTCCTCAAATACTGTATCATTTCAACATCAAGCTCTTTATCATTAGAGGACGAAGATTTGCTTGTTTTCctaacaaaatataaataaaGTATATAAAGTTAATAtaggataataataataataataataataatagaacattgtttttttttaaataattataagTAAAAAAAGATGGTGCTTATAATTAATCATACCCGAATAATGTCTGTCTGTTTGTTATTTCATTTTCAGTGTCATATATGTATAGCTGACAAAACTGAGGTTGATTTCCATTAGAAGGTTTAAGACTACCGATGCAATGATAGTTTTGACCACTTATACGATATACAAATGGAGCGTTTCCCTTGTTAATAGTAGAATCAACCTTTCCACCCATAGATGTAAAAGAGAACATAGAGTTGTATCGTCTAAtattcttctggaaaaacttgCTTTTTTCGTTTGTCGAAGAAAACAAATTTTGATAAGACGGATGAGCATCCTTTAAAGGCGGTAGCTCAACTTTACC of Helianthus annuus cultivar XRQ/B chromosome 1, HanXRQr2.0-SUNRISE, whole genome shotgun sequence contains these proteins:
- the LOC110941494 gene encoding uncharacterized protein LOC110941494 — translated: MSKRSYNSRSSSKDPNSLQQRFNSPIIRTPLSDISNVDSTAERRKLRKIIIDNKRSKKSSSSTNVPNILPENISSLQSSNNTKRSKKSSSSTNVSNIFPDNISSLQSSNTIDRNVCSFSPHTSINHTTSLLSNITDNSRTKSTPSNETLRYSISPRINSSNNQSVFGTTSTITRLSSGKRKLEHKKRDTTPIPMVNLDSDEDDVVLVRVDDPYKGVSKDYLDHGDQVLTCQICSAKLWTSEGGKGRITLNKLCYGMCCGYGKVELPPLKDAHPSYQNLFSSTNEKSKFFQKNIRRYNSMFSFTSMGGKVDSTINKGNAPFVYRISGQNYHCIGSLKPSNGNQPQFCQLYIYDTENEITNRQTLFGKTSKSSSSNDKELDVEMIQYLRNFLDSENMLVKTYRMVRDHFHESPEANLKLRLMYKREKDGRIYNLPTTSEIAALVVGDIDKAIDHRDILVETQSGMLQRISELHPSYLALQYPLLFPYGDDGYRIDIPHRDFIVTQKKIKPKCTMREFFAYRIQDRNYGFSLILNGRRLLQQFLVDAYTMIESERLHFIRRQQTKLRSETFENLQKHKAKGKQTLKDTGKAVILPSSFTGGARFMQQNYLDAMALCKSFGYPDFFITITCNPKWPEVKRFLKDSSIKAEDRPDILCRLFKIKLDSILKDLKDSNYLGEINAEFQKRGLPHAHICLFMNVDHKLPTVDYIDPFISAEIPDRSGTLFLGPDMATAVVSGLSNPTINDKPRDEIKEYYDCRYISACEASWRIFSNEVHYRYPAVMRLPFHMPGQQNVVYGADDDIDNVLSKPSVASSIFVEWMKLNESDENARKLTYVEFPTKFVWKPQDRSWQVRKTYQTVGRIHSVSPALGEPYFLRILLNKVRGPRSFEEIRTVNGQLFPTFRDACYAMGLLDDDNEYVEAIKEASFEGHAGYLRALFATLLLSNTLSRPEFVWENTWKYLADDILYRRQKETNIQGLLLPEHQIKNLTLLEIEKYLLSNGSSLRGFNTMPFPDDNSLRDATNRLINEELSHDVDQVQAEFNNLHQCLTDEQRSVFEEIMSAVASRKGGLFFVYGYGGTGKTFLWKTLSSAVRCRGEIVLNVASSGIALLLLSRGRTAHSRFHIPINLTEDSMCHIKPNSDIAKLLKETQLIIWDEAPMVHKHAFEALDRTMSDVFSDGRSIRSDVPFGGKVFVFGGDFRQILPVIPNGTRQQIVCASLSSSYIWSKCKLLRLTKNMRLTIGAESSDMESIREFAKWLLDIGEGKLGDDNDGEAIIQIPDDLLITDNSDPIQSLIDFVYPSIMEQFRNPGFFSERAILAPKNDVVHEINDRLLSLFPGDAKEYLSSDSICQTEQMLDSFQEGLYSTENLNALKISGLPNHRLVLKVGVPVMLLRNIDQQKGLCNGTRLRITFLGKRVIEAEVISGGNIGTRVFIPRLNMIPSDKKIPFEFQRRQFPLSVCFAMTINKSQGQSLSKVGLYLKDPVFTHGQLYVALSRVKTREGVKILIFDAEGKPTNKTSNMGPPSPPSSRGDFSPIPLPAPPPRTNGGGAPAR